The genomic DNA TTGTTGCTAAAGTCATTGCATCCATATTTTTTGTTTCCCATAATAAAATTGCTAAATCATGATCTTTTTTTATCTTCTTTTTTAACAATTTTAAATTGGCAAAACTAACTCCGAATAGTGGCTCTTTCGCTCCGTGATTTTTATACGTTTTACAATTTTGTTCTGTTCCATATTCCTCTAGTTGCTGCATTACTTCCTCAAGTAACATATATCCACCTCTTTAACTTTTATGTTGACTTCATATATGTATATACGATATATTCTACATTACTTTTTAGTTTTCCTATATTTATTTTTTAAATACGGTATGTGAAATTTTATAGTTCTACAAATAACTAAAACACCCACGAAAAACCTGTACATTTTACATATACAGGTTTTCATTTTATCCATTTCCCATGGTGTAAGAAATAGACTATGAAAGAACTTTTATTTGTTTAATTCTCTCTTTATTTTTTGTAAGCTCTTTACATCTGACCACTCTTCTATAGAGCCTGCGTCCGGAAAAACTGTAACTACATTAAAATTCGTACCTTTTTCTTTTCCAATTTTTTTAGCGGCTAATAAATTCGCTGCCGCAGACGTTCCTATTTTCATACCAGTTTCATTATAAAAACGTGCCATTTCATACAAGGTTTCTTCATATGAATAAGTCCATTGTTTTTCTATCAAATTATCTTCCTGTTCTATGAAATGTTGTTTCCTCCCTAAGCCGAACCCACCTGAACCAGCATATTTCTTTAAATCATTTGGTGGTTGTTCGGAACCATAAGGCAATTCAGCAGGCATTACTAAATGTAGCTCAACATTTTTTGTATAATTCTTTACTGCTTTATAGACCCCCATTAGAGTTCCACCAGTACCAGCAGATGCTACCCATGCGTGTATTGGTTTTCCGTTCATTTGCGCAATAATTTCTTGGCCTGTACCTTCTATATGACTTGATAGATTTGCATTATTATAATGTTGGAATAAAAAGTATAACTCGGGTTTTTGTTTGCTAATCTCAATTGTCTTTTCAATTACTGCGTAAAAACCCATACATTTATCAACTAAAATCACGTTAGCTCTATAATGCTCAAGTTCATTTAGTAGTGATTTACCAGTTCCGGAACTTAAAACTAACGTACATTGAATTCCTAAATAATAACAAATACGCCCGATTGATCTCGCTAAGCTTCCACCACTATATTCTAAAATATATTGTTTTTTGTCCGCTTCTTGTAAATATTTTTGAATCATTCCAAGTGCTGCTCTATCCTTAATCGATCCTGTAGGGTTGTGCCATTCACATTTAGCATAGATAGAAAGATCCTTCGTTTCTTCGCATTCTAATTTAATGAGAGGTGTATTCCCAACATTTTTAGCAAACTCATCAAAACACTTTAATGTCATACTTCTATACCTCCTTCATGAATCATATTTATTACATTTATTTTTAGCCAAAATACTTTTTACATTTTCATTACTCTCTTAACTAAATCTCCCTATTTAAAAACCCCTACAAATGTTGTAGGGATTTATGTCTAAACCATTTTGTTACACTCCATTACATACGAAAAGAGCTTCTTTATTCAAATGCATTCATAAGCACAATTCTCCAACCATCTGGATCCTCTATTGTGGTACCTTTCTCTAGCCAATACGGATTTTCTGGTTCCACCTCATGGTAGCCCATATTACTTAATCGATTCACTATTTTTTCAATTTCATCTTTATTAGGCATATAAAAAACTAGTAAATTATCTTTTGTCGGTGCCGGACATGGACTTCCATTAACATGCATTGTAAACTCCAAATGATACTCGGCATCCGGTAATCCAAACATAACTCCATCATATCCTTCATGATTGTGAAATTCTCCTATACGCTTTAACCCTAACCCCGTCTCATAAAAGCTTATAACTTCTTCAAATTTATCTGTTGGTCTTGCAATTCTAAATTGAACCCAATTCTTCATGCAAATCTCCTCCTTTTCATTTTCCAAAGCTTTATATGAATCATTATAGGTTACATATATTTCCTTTAACATCCCTCATTAGTGTGAGAACTGCCTTAGTTGAAAGACCTATTAGTTTATAAATAGTAGGACTTTAGTATTAAATTCATATAGAATTAATTATAAAAATATAGAGATAAAATAACTATTTCTTCCTTAAAGAGAGTTATTTGTCATGTCAAAATCATAACAGTAGCTGTTGGCTCTGTCGGTATTGATATGACTCTTTCGTTAGTAGTTTGGGAATTCAGAGATGAAAAAACAAAGCAGTTCATCTCATGCTAGAATACGACCTACAGACTCGCTTTAATATAGGTTCAACCAATAAAGAGCCTGTATTATTAATAGAAGAATTTAATTAAATTTAATACTTGAAGAGTTTGTAAAGAAGGATTAATGCGTGGCCAATCTTCATTTTAAGAGCAATAGATATGTTAAAAGACATTAATTAGAAAGTTGCTTTAAAACAAAAATTATATACATGAAATACTTAAATTCATACATAATTTTATACAAACCACTTTTCTTATATAGAAAAGTGGTTTGTATATTTCCAGAAAATTTTTGTTACTAAATCACGCTACATATTTCATTAAACTGCAACTACTCATTTTCTTTTTTCTTCTTTTGCTCCTCAGATGGCTCTTCTGTTGGATCTGGTTCTTGTTCATCCTTTTTGTTTAACTCATTATTTTTTTCTTTAGCAGGATCTTGTTTTTCATTCTTTTCCTCTTGTCTTTGCTCAGAAGGTTCCTCCGTTGGATCTGGCTCCTTTTCATCCTTTGGAGCTGGATTACACCCGATTAACAATCCTACTGTGAATATGCTCGTCATAAATATAGAAAGCATTTTTTTATAATTCAATTAAAGCACCTCCTAAAATTAATATCCCTTGTATTGTTTCCAATTCATAATTCAATTTATCCAATTTTTTATGACGTTTCTTTAAAAATGACATTCCTTTAAAATCTTGCATACTTTTTGACAAACTTTCTTGCACTTGTAAAAAATTTTTTTTGCATTTCCATACCTATAATTGCTAATATAGTAGAGTAGAACTTTTATAGAGAGAAGGAAAATTATGCACAATGGAATTCGAATGACAACTTTAGTGAAAAGGGCTATGTTGATTTGCGCGGGGGTATTATTTACATACGAAGCGGCTTTAGGTTCAACACATACTGCTCTAGCAAGTACAGAGGATGACGCAAAATCTGTTCAACTTGTAAGTGAAATTCAATCATCTCTTGCACCGAAAGAAGCTCCAAAACAATATAATGGGCAAGT from Bacillus basilensis includes the following:
- a CDS encoding pyridoxal-phosphate dependent enzyme; translated protein: MTLKCFDEFAKNVGNTPLIKLECEETKDLSIYAKCEWHNPTGSIKDRAALGMIQKYLQEADKKQYILEYSGGSLARSIGRICYYLGIQCTLVLSSGTGKSLLNELEHYRANVILVDKCMGFYAVIEKTIEISKQKPELYFLFQHYNNANLSSHIEGTGQEIIAQMNGKPIHAWVASAGTGGTLMGVYKAVKNYTKNVELHLVMPAELPYGSEQPPNDLKKYAGSGGFGLGRKQHFIEQEDNLIEKQWTYSYEETLYEMARFYNETGMKIGTSAAANLLAAKKIGKEKGTNFNVVTVFPDAGSIEEWSDVKSLQKIKRELNK
- a CDS encoding VOC family protein; amino-acid sequence: MKNWVQFRIARPTDKFEEVISFYETGLGLKRIGEFHNHEGYDGVMFGLPDAEYHLEFTMHVNGSPCPAPTKDNLLVFYMPNKDEIEKIVNRLSNMGYHEVEPENPYWLEKGTTIEDPDGWRIVLMNAFE